A part of Aegilops tauschii subsp. strangulata cultivar AL8/78 chromosome 2, Aet v6.0, whole genome shotgun sequence genomic DNA contains:
- the LOC109735761 gene encoding CLIP-associated protein: protein MEAALEAARAKDTKERLAGVERLHEALDAAARRGLSPAEVTSLVDTCVDLTRDANFRVAQGGLQALSAAAVLAGDHFKIHLNALVPAAVERLGDGKQPVREAARQLLVTLMEVSSPTIILERAGNYAWTHKSWRVREEFVLTVATAVGLFASTELLMQRVLLSPVLQLMNDSNQSVREAAISCIEEMYKNMGSQFHEELQRHNLPTYMLKEINSRLNRIEPKVPASDGTATQHKVAASRSVSVNPKRGSPRTKSTPRESTLFGGDTDITEKPVEPVRVHSEKELLREFEKIAATLVPEKDWSVRIAAMQRIEALVYGGAIDYPSFLTLLKQLIPPLSTQLADRRSTIVKQACHLLNVLSKELLGDFEPCAEQFIPMLFKLVVITVLVIAESSDTCIKTILRNCKVARILPRVADTAKNDRSAILRARCCEYALLILEYWADAPEIQRSADLYEDLIKCCVADAMSEVRSTARTCYRMFTKTWPERSRRLFMQFDPAIQRTINDEDGVHKRYASPSLREKVMQPSRTSSHASGTHMPGYGTSAIVAMDKSAAISSDSSLPSNHLRLSQSKTTSRVSDRSLESVLSSSKEKVSAIESLLKGVSISDRQNFSVARSTSLDLGVDAPSSRDPPVPLAAPASNHLSLQNSAFLDSTIPSIKSSSTRNGGSRALDTMTTQLATKERSRSPYLSNLSSESMTGLSLPYVRRSSERLQDGGHMDESNDLRSTRRFPQMHTEKNYVDMPYRDAAAHRDSHNNNVPNFQRPLLRKQVMSRPSASSRDRFDDSQVPSNDVSRYTDTLATLHDALSEGLNPSSDWVARVSAFDFIRNVVQQGQRGTQEIIQNFEKVMKLFFRHLDDPHHKVAQAAFSTLAEIIPACKKPFESYVERILPHVFSRLIDPKELVKKPCSLTLEIVGRLYAIDMLLPALVRSLDEQRSPKAKLAVIEFANRSFSKYTVDSEGYSNSGFLKLWLSKLAPLVNEKNAKLKEASISGIISVYSQFDSTAVLNFILSLSVEEQNLLRRALKQKTPRIEVDLVNYLQSKKERPRPKSYDQADFGTSSEDGYAQTLKKSYPFGRYSSSSLDAEVGKRTTTVQEPTLHNVSMARTTSDMSAGTNQSLEPASGTEVFLNRSRESKNNISSAVEDNRSWTNYPEKTDASLDGETAMSTPRLDFSQLHSPDGHNAVGSTTGKDVQETDMVVNLSSIKTSIHADNGLSIPQLLHQISTDTEISSLEKHEALQQLIKASLGNDSSIWSKYFNQILMTVLDVLGDSDPSTREIALSLIAEMLNNQKDAMEESIEIVLEKLLHVTKDVVAKISNEANRCINVLLAKYDPFRCLAVVVPLLVSDDEKMLVVCINCLTKLVAHLPQEELMDQLPTFLPALFDAFSNQSPDVRKSVVFCLVDIYIMLGKAFVPYLEGLSSTQLRLVTIYANRISQARSGTAIDSANQ from the exons ATGGAGGCGGCGCTGGAGGCGGCGCGCGCCAAGGACACCAAGGAGCGGCTGGCCGGGGTGGAGCGCCTGCACGAGGCGCTCGACGCGGCGGCCCGCCGCGGCCTCTCCCCGGCCGAGGTCACCTCGCTGGTGGACACCTGCGTGGATCTGACGCGGGACGCCAACTTCCGCGTCGCACAGGGGGGGCTGCAGGcgctctccgccgccgccgtgctcgcCGGGGACCACTTCAAGATCCACCTCAACGCGCTCGTCCCCGCCGCCGTCGAGCGCCTCGGCGACGGCAAGCAGCCCGTCCGCGAGGCCGCGCGCCAGCTCCTCGTCACGCTCATGGAG GTTTCTTCACCAACAATCATTCTCGAAAGGGCCGGAAATTATGCATGGACTCATAAGAGTTGGAGGGTTCGGGAAGAGTTCGTACTTACAGTGGCAACTGCAGTTGGGCTTTTCGCTTCTACGGAGCTTCTCATGCAAAGAGTTTTACTCTCACCC GTCTTGCAGTTGATGAATGATTCGAACCAAAGTGTCAGAGAAGCTGCTATATCTTGTATTGAG GAAATGTACAAGAACATGGGATCTCAGTTCCACGAAGAGTTGCAGCGCCATAATCTGCCTACATACATG CTAAAAGAAATAAATTCAAGATTGAATAGAATTGAACCGAAGGTTCCCGCATCTGATGGTACTGCAACACAGCATAAAGTTGCAGCATCTAGATCCGTTAGTGTTAACCCCAAAAGAGGCAGCCCACGGACAAAAAGCACACCGAGGGAAAGCACATTATTTGGAG GTGACACTGATATAACTGAAAAACCAGTGGAACCAGTAAGAGTCCACTCAGAGAAAGAATTACTACGGGAGTTTGAGAAGATTGCAGCCACTCTTGTTCCAGAGAAGGACTGGTCAGTTCGTATTGCTGCCATGCAAAGGATTGAAGCACTGGTTTATGGAG GAGCTATTGATTACCCATCGTTTCTGACACTCTTGAAGCAGCTGATTCCTCCATTGTCTACTCAGCTAGCTGATCGACGGTCTACCATTGTAAAACAG GCATGCCATTTACTTAATGTGCTGTCCAAAGAACTCCTTGGTGACTTTGAGCCATGTGCTGAACAATTTATTCCG ATGCTTTTTAAGCTTGTTGTCATAACTGTGCTTGTCATTGCTGAATCTTCAGACACCTGCATAAAAACT ATCCTGCGAAACTGCAAGGTTGCACGAATTCTTCCTCGTGTAGCTGACACAGCCAAGAACGACCGAAGCGCAATTCTCCGTGCTAG GTGCTGCGAATACGCGCTTCTAATATTGGAATATTGGGCTGATGCCCCGGAAATACAACGATCAGCTGATTTATATGAAGATCTAATAAAGTGCTGTGTAGCAGATGCTATGAGTGAG GTCCGTTCAACTGCAAGAACTTGCTACAGAATGTTCACGAAGACATGGCCTGAGCGCTCTCGCCGTCTTTTTATGCAATTTGATCCTGCTATACAGAGG ACAATAAATGATGAGGATGGTGTGCACAAACGTTATGCTTCTCCCTCACTTCGTGAGAAGGTTATGCAGCCTTCTCGCACTTCATCTCATGCAAGTGGCACTCATATGCCTGGATATGGCACTTCAGCTATTGTTGCAATGGACAAGAGTGCAGCTATTTCTTCAGATTCATCTCTGCCATCAAACCATCTTCGTTTATCACAGTCAAAGACGACCAGCAGAGTTTCTGATAGAAGCCTAGAAAGTGTGCTCAGTTCAAGCAAAGAAAAGGTTTCTGCTATTGAAAGTTTGCTGAAAGGTGTTAGCATATCAGATAGGCAAAATTTCTCAGTTGCACGCTCAACAAGCTTGGACCTTG GGGTTGATGCTCCATCATCTCGCGATCCTCCTGTTCCTCTTGCAGCACCAGCTTCAAATCATCTATCTCTGCAGAACTCAGCGTTCTTGGATTCAACCATTCCTAGCATCAAAAGTTCTAGTACACGAAATGGAGGTTCCCGCGCATTGGATACAATGACAACACAGTTGGCCACCAAAGAGCGATCGAGGTCACCATATTTGAGTAATCTATCATCCGAGTCCATGACAGGCTTATCACTGCCTTATGTAAGAAGATCTTCAGAGAGGCTTCAAGACGGAGGCCACATGGATGAGAGTAATGATCTGCGGTCAACCAGGCGGTTTCCTCAAATGCACACAGAAAAAAACTATGTTGATATGCCTTATAGGGATGCTGCTGCTCACAGAGATTCACATAATAACAATGTCCCGAATTTCCAGAGACCTCTTCTAAGAAAGCAAGTAATGTCAAGGCCTTCTGCAAGTAGCCGGGACAGGTTTGATGATAGTCAAGTACCTTCTAATGATGTATCTAGATATACAGATACTCTGGCTACTCTACACGATGCACTTTCTGAGGGTCTCAATCCTAGTTCTGACTGGGTAGCAAGAGTCTCTGCTTTTGATTTTATTCGGAATGTAGTGCAACAAGGTCAGAGAGGTACTCAAGAAATTATTCAGAATTTTGAAAAGGTCATGAAGCTATTTTTCCGCCATCTGGATGATCCTCATCATAAGGTTGCACAAGCCGCTTTCTCTACGCTTGCAGAGATTATTCCTGCTTGCAAGAAGCCATTTGAGAGTTATGTCGAAAGAATTTTGCCACATGTCTTTTCCCGCCTTATTGATCCAAAAGAGTTGGTAAAAAAACCATGTTCTTTGACTTTGGAGATTGTTGGTCGATTATATGCTATCGATATGTTGCTACCTGCCCTAGTACGCTCACTAGATGAACAGAGGTCGCCAAAGGCAAAGCTGGCTGTTATTGAATTTGCAAACAGATCGTTCAGTAAGTACACGGTAGATTCTGAAGGTTATAGTAACAGCGGCTTCCTTAAGCTATGGCTTTCAAAATTGGCACCTTTAGTGAATGaaaagaatgcaaaactgaaggAGGCATCTATTTCTGGTATCATATCTGTGTATTCTCAGTTTGACTCTACGGCAGTGTTAAATTTTATTTTAAGTTTATCAGTTGAAGAGCAAAACCTATTGAGGCGTGCCCTGAAGCAAAAAACACCTCGTATTGAGGTTGATCTGGTGAACTACTTGCAGAGCAAGAAAGAACGGCCACGCCCTAAATCTTATGACCAGGCAGATTTTGGAACTTCTTCCGAAGATGGTTATGCACAGACATTGAAGAAGAGCTATCCTTTTGGGCGGTATTCTTCTAGTTCCCTTGACGCTGAAGTGGGAAAGAGGACCACTACAGTGCAAGAACCAACATTACATAATGTCTCTATGGCCCGAACAACTTCAGATATGAGTGCCGGTACTAATCAAAGCCTGGAACCGGCCTCAGGAACTGAAGTATTTTTAAATAGAAGTAGAGAATCAAAGAATAATATTAGCTCAGCTGTGGAAGATAATCGTTCTTGGACAAACTACCCTGAAAAAACCGATGCCTCCTTAGATGGTGAAACCGCTATGAGCACTCCGCGCTTGGATTTCAGCCAACTGCACAGCCCTGATGGGCATAATGCTGTTGGTTCAACTACAGGAAAAGATGTTCAAGAGACAGATATGGTTGTAAACCTTAGTTCTATAAAGACCAGCATCCATGCTGACAACGGCTTGAGCATACCACAACTTCTTCATCAG ATAAGCACCGATACAGAAATATCAAGTTTGGAAAAGCACGAAGCATTACAACAGTTGATTAAGGCTTCGCTTGGTAATGACAGCTCCATTTGGTCAAAG TATTTCAATCAAATATTAATGACCGTACTTGACGTGCTGGGTGACTCCGATCCATCTACTAGGGAGATTGCTTTGTCTTTAATTGCTGAGATGCTCAACAATCAG AAAGACGCTATGGAAGAATCTATTGAGATTGTTCTTGAAAAACTTCTGCATGTGACGAAAGATGTGGTGGCAAAG ATTTCAAATGAAGCGAACAGATGCATAAATGTTTTGTTGGCAAAATACGATCCTTTCAGATGTCTTGCT GTTGTAGTACCTCTTTTGGTCAGTGATGATGAAAAGATGCTCGTTGTGTGTATCAACTGTTTGACAAAG CTTGTCGCGCACCTTCCCCAAGAGGAATTGATGGATCAGCTGCCTACATTTTTGCCAGCACTGTTTGATGCTTTTAGTAACCAAAGTCCAGATGTTCGAAAG AGTGTTGTATTCTGCTTGGTGGACATCTACATCATGCTGGGGAAAGCGTTTGTGCCGTACCTGGAAGGGCTGAGCAGCACACAGCTGCGCTTGGTGACCATCTACGCGAACCGGATTTCGCAGGCAAGGTCCGGCACGGCGATTGACAGCGCTAACCAATGA